AAGCGCTGGTGCGTTGGGATCGTCCGGGACAGGGACTTGTGCCACCGGGCGATTTCATAGGCGTCGCCGAGGAGACCGGCCTGATAACCGACATCTGGAGGTGGATGGTCAGCGAGTCGCTCGGCCGGCTCACCGGGTGGCAGGAGAGCGCAGGGCCGCGAATGTCGGTGTCTCTGAACCTTTCGGTCCGACAGTTCTCCGATCCCTCGACGGTCGACGACTTCCTCGCCTGCATAGAGGAGAGGTCGGTAGACCCGAGGGACGTGGTGGTCGAGATCACCGAAACCGCTGCGGTCAGCGACCCCGACCGCATGCACGAGGTGCTTTCCGCCTTCCGTTTGCTGAACGTCCGGATCGCGCTCGACGATTTCGGCACCGGGTACTCGACGTTGGCGGAGCTCGAGCGGACCCCGTTCGACGCCCTGAAAATTGACCGCAGCTTCATATCGAGACTCAGCAGCGACCGCCGTCAGCAGTCGATCGTCGCCGGAATGGTGCGCCTGGCGCACGGGCTCGGGATGGTCGTCGTCGCAGAGGGAGTGGAGACGGACGACCAGCTCCGCCGCCTCACCGACCTGGGAGTAGACCTCGCTCAGGGGTACTACCTCGGGAGGCCGATGCCTGCCGAGGAGTTCAGCGCTGCTCTCGCTGGCAGCCGGAACGCCTGATCCCTCGGGGGGAGGGCCCGCGGGCCGGCGGGGGTTCTTTTTCCGGGGAAAACCTTGACCGCCACTCCCCGTTGCCGTACCCTTCTACGAAAACCAGCTGCATTCGCGCGCGCTATCTCTTGCCTTTAGCGCCGGCACCGCCCTAAGATGGTGTGTTGCCGTGGTCCCCTGGTTTGCGCCTCCCGCCGCTTTGACGCGGCTTCGGCGCGCCCGCAGTGCTCCAGAGGCCCGCACGGCGGTCTATCAGCCCGTTCTCCCCCAGGAGTAGGTCTTGCCGACTCGTTCCGCGTCCCGGGAGCGTTTCTCGTTCGCCAACCTCGATGAAGTCCTGCCGTTGCCGGACCTCATCTCCATCCAGCGTGACTCTTTCAAATGGTTCCTAGAACAGGGGCTCGCGGACACTTTCCGTGACATCAGCCCCATCGAGGACTTCTCCGGCTCGCTGAAGCTGATCCTCGAGTTCGATCCGACCGACATGGATCTGCGCCCGCCCCCGAAGTTCTCGGTGGAGGAGTGCAAGGAAAAGGACATGACCTATGCCGCGCCGATCTTCGTGCGCGCCCAGTTCCAGAACGCCAACACAGGCGAGATAAAGGAGCAGACCGTCTTCATGGGGGACTTCCCGATGATGACGGACAAAGGCACCTTCATCATCAACGGCACCGAGCGGGTCGTCGTGTCCCAGCTGGTGCGCTCGCCGGGCGTCATCTTCCAGCCCGGCCGCGACGCCAAGACCTACGTCACCGGCACCATTCACCCGTACCGGGGTGAGTGGATCGAGTTCGACGTCGAGGCCAAGCCTGGCAAGGACATCAGCGCCGGCTCGCGTGTCGCTCGCAAGCGCCGCCTCTCATTGTTCGTTCTGCTCCGGGCCCTCGGTTACACCGACGAGGGATTCCTCGAGCGGTTCGTCCGCCACTTCGATTTCCTCGAGGCGCAGTGGGACAAGGAGCGCGACCTCGCGCCGACCCAGGAGGAGGCGCTGCTCGAGATCTACAAGCGCGCCCGTCCCGGCGAGCCGCCTTCGACCGAGTCCGCCCGCGCTTATTTCGAGAACGCCTTCTTCAACCCGAAGCGGTACGACCTGACCAGGGTCGGGCGGTACAAGCTCGACAGGAAGCTGGGACCTGAGATCGCCAAGGCCGAGGAGTTGTTCGGCATCGATCTCGAAAAGCCCGAGCCGGGGCAGAGCGTGCTCAGCCGGTCGGAGATTCTCGCCGCGTGCTCGTACATGCTCCACCTGGCCAACAGCGAGCCCGGTTACCGGCCCGACGATCAGGACCACTTCGCCAACCGGCGCATCCGCTCGGTGGGTGAGCTGATCCAGAACCAGGTGCGGGTCGGCCTTTCCCGCATGGAGCGGGTCGTGCGTGAACGCATGACGACTCAGGACGTCGAGGCGATCACCCCGCAGACCCTGATCAACATCAGGCCGGTCGTCGCTGCGATCAAGGAGTTCTTCGGGACTTCGCAGCTGTCGCAGTTCATGGACCAGACCAACCCGTTGTCGGGGCTGACCCACAAGCGGCGCCTTTCGGCGATGGGCCCCGGCGGGCTTTCCCGTGAGCGCGCCGGGTTCGAGGTTCGCGACGTGCACACGTCCCACTACGGCCGGATGTGCCCGATCGAGACGCCGGAAGGCCCGAACATCGGCCTGATCGGCCACCTCGCGTCGTACGGGCGTATCAACTCGTACGGGTTCATCGAGACGCCTTACCGGCGTGTCGCTGACGGCCGGGTCACCGACGAGATCGTCTACCTCGCCGCCGACGAGGAGGAGGAGTACGTCATCGCGCAGGCCAACGCCAAGCTGGCCGACGACGGCACCTTGGTGGAGGAGCGGATCCTGGTGCGCCGCGCACCCCAGGGCCCCGGCGTTCGCGTCGGCGCCGGTGGGACCAGCTACGGCACCACCAGCGAGGTCGACTTCGTGCCGCCGGCGGAAGTCGATCTCATGGACGTCTCGCCGAAGCAGATCGTGTCGATTTCGACCGCGCTGATCCCGTTCATCGAGCACGACGACGCCAACCGCGCGCTGATGGGCGCCAACATGCAGAAGCAGGCCGTGCCGCTGGTGCGCCCCGAGGCTCCGTTCATCGGCACTGGCGTCGAGGCCCGCGCGGCGCGCGACGCAGGCGACGTCCTGGTCGCGGAAGGCAACGGGGTCATCACCGAGGTGTCCGGCGATCACGTCACCGTGGAATACAACCCGGGCCAGTCCGACTGGGCCGGTAACGCTCTCGGACGCAAGGTGTACCGGCTGGCGAAGTTCCGCCGGTCCAACCAGAACACCTGCCTCAACCAGAGGATCATCTCCGAGGAAGGCAAGAAGGTCTCCAAGGGCGACGTGCTCGCCGACGGTCCGTCGACCGAGATGGGAGAGCTCGCTCTCGGCAAGAACCTGCTCGTGGCCTTCATGCCGTGGGAGGGCTACAACTACGAGGACGCCATCATCCTCTCCGAGCGTCTCGTGCGCGACGACGTGCTCACCTCGATCCACATCGAGGAGCACGAGGTCGACGCCCGCGACACCAAGCTCGGTGCCGAGGAGATCACCCGGGACATCCCCAACCTGTCGGAGGAGATCCTGAAGGACCTCGACGAGCGCGGGATCATCCGGATCGGTGCCGAAGTCGGACCCGGCGATGTTCTGGTCGGCAAGGTGACCCCCAAGGGAGAAACCGAGCTCACCCCTGAAGAGCGCCTGCTCCGCGCGATCTTCGGTGAGAAGGCCCGCGAAGTTCGTGACACCTCGCTGAAGGTGCCTCACGGGGAGTCCGGCAAGGTCATCGACGTGCGGGTGTTTTCCCGGGAGGACGCCCACGAGCTTCCGCCTGGCGTCAACCAGCTGGTCCGGGTGTACGTCGCCCAGAAGCGGAAGATCTCCGAGGGCGACAAGCTCGCCGGCCGCCACGGCAACAAGGGCGTCATCTCGAAGATCCTCCCGGTCGAGGACATGCCGTTCCTGGAGGACGGAACTCCGGTCGACATTATTCTCAACCCGCTCGGCGTTCCCTCGCGGATGAACGTGGGTCAGGTCCTCGAGTCCCACCTCGGTTGGGCCGCCCGCTGGGGCTGGGAGGGCAACGACCAGGCCGACTCTCCGGTAACGGGAATCGAACAAAAGACCCGCCCGGTGACGCAGCCCGCCGTCCATGTGGCGACTCCTGTTTTCGACGGTGCGCACTGGGACGAGGCGGAGGACGCAGGCCGGCATCCGACGATCAAGCGGATCTTCGAGACCTTGACGCCGGAGGCCCCGGGCAGCGCCTACGGCGTGGAAGGCCGGCTGATCGGCGCCGACGGAAAAGCGACCCTCTACAACGGGCGCACCGGCGAGCGCTACGACAACCCGATCAGCGTCGGCTACGTGTACATCCTGAAGCTGGCGCACCTTGTCGACGACAAGATCCACGCCCGCTCGACGGGTCCGTACTCGATGATCACGCAGCAGCCCCTCGGCGGAAAAGCCCAGTTCGGTGGCCAGCGTTTCGGCGAGATGGAGGTGTGGGCCCTCGAGGCGTACGGCGCCGCCTACGCGCTGCAGGAGCTGCTCACCATCAAGTCCGACGACGTGCTCGGCCGGGTCAAGGTCTACGAGGCGATCGTCAAGGGCGAGAACATCCCCGAGCCCGGGATCCCCGAGAGCTTCAAGGTGCTCATCAAGGAAATGCAATCACTGTGCTTGAACGTCGAGGTCCTCTCCAACACCGGCGAGGAGATCGAGATGCGAGAGCTGGACGAGGACGTGTTCCGCACGGCGGAGGAGCTGGGCATCGACATCAGCCGGCCGGAGCGGGGCTCAGACGAAGAGGACGCACGACGAGCCAGCGAGAGGGGTTTCTAAGTGCTGGATGTAAATGATTTCGAGCAGTTGCGGATAGGCTTGGCGACAGCCGATGCCATCCGCACGTGGTCGAACGGCGAGGTCAAGAAGCCGGAGACCATCAACTACCGGACACTCCGCCCGGAGAAGGACGGGCTTTTCTGCGAGAAGATCTTCGGTCCTACCAAGGACTGGGAGTGCTACTGCGGTAAGTACAAGCGGGTCCGCTTCCGCGGGATCATCTGCGAGCGCTGCGGCGTCGAGGTAACCCGTTCCAAGGTCCGGCGCGAGCGGATGGGTCACATCGAGCTCGCCGCGCCGGTGGTGCACATCTGGTACCTGCGGGGAACCCGCTCGTGGCTGGCGTACCTGCTCATGGGCACTGAGGCCCGTGAGGAGCTGAAGGCCAAGCAGCTCGAGAAGGTCATCTACTTCGCGGCGAACCTGGTCACCTGGGTCGACGAGGCGAAGCGTCACGAGGACCTCCCGAACTTGGAGGCCGAGCTCGCCGAGGAGCTCGCCGAGATCGAGCGCGCACGTGATCTTGACCTCGACCGCCGGTTCAAGGCGCTCGAGGAAGAACTCGCCCAGATGGAAACCGAAGGTGCGAAGGACTCCGAGCTCAAGGCTCGCCAGCGCCAGGTGGACAAGGAGCTCGGGTCGATTCGCGAGCGCGCAGACCAGGAACTCGATCTGGTCAAGCGGGCATTCGACGAGTTCCGCAACCTTCACTCGCGCAAGATCATCGAAGACGAGATCCTCTGGCGTGAGCTGAAGGACCGTTACGGCGACTACTTCCG
The sequence above is a segment of the Acidimicrobiales bacterium genome. Coding sequences within it:
- a CDS encoding DNA-directed RNA polymerase subunit beta is translated as MPTRSASRERFSFANLDEVLPLPDLISIQRDSFKWFLEQGLADTFRDISPIEDFSGSLKLILEFDPTDMDLRPPPKFSVEECKEKDMTYAAPIFVRAQFQNANTGEIKEQTVFMGDFPMMTDKGTFIINGTERVVVSQLVRSPGVIFQPGRDAKTYVTGTIHPYRGEWIEFDVEAKPGKDISAGSRVARKRRLSLFVLLRALGYTDEGFLERFVRHFDFLEAQWDKERDLAPTQEEALLEIYKRARPGEPPSTESARAYFENAFFNPKRYDLTRVGRYKLDRKLGPEIAKAEELFGIDLEKPEPGQSVLSRSEILAACSYMLHLANSEPGYRPDDQDHFANRRIRSVGELIQNQVRVGLSRMERVVRERMTTQDVEAITPQTLINIRPVVAAIKEFFGTSQLSQFMDQTNPLSGLTHKRRLSAMGPGGLSRERAGFEVRDVHTSHYGRMCPIETPEGPNIGLIGHLASYGRINSYGFIETPYRRVADGRVTDEIVYLAADEEEEYVIAQANAKLADDGTLVEERILVRRAPQGPGVRVGAGGTSYGTTSEVDFVPPAEVDLMDVSPKQIVSISTALIPFIEHDDANRALMGANMQKQAVPLVRPEAPFIGTGVEARAARDAGDVLVAEGNGVITEVSGDHVTVEYNPGQSDWAGNALGRKVYRLAKFRRSNQNTCLNQRIISEEGKKVSKGDVLADGPSTEMGELALGKNLLVAFMPWEGYNYEDAIILSERLVRDDVLTSIHIEEHEVDARDTKLGAEEITRDIPNLSEEILKDLDERGIIRIGAEVGPGDVLVGKVTPKGETELTPEERLLRAIFGEKAREVRDTSLKVPHGESGKVIDVRVFSREDAHELPPGVNQLVRVYVAQKRKISEGDKLAGRHGNKGVISKILPVEDMPFLEDGTPVDIILNPLGVPSRMNVGQVLESHLGWAARWGWEGNDQADSPVTGIEQKTRPVTQPAVHVATPVFDGAHWDEAEDAGRHPTIKRIFETLTPEAPGSAYGVEGRLIGADGKATLYNGRTGERYDNPISVGYVYILKLAHLVDDKIHARSTGPYSMITQQPLGGKAQFGGQRFGEMEVWALEAYGAAYALQELLTIKSDDVLGRVKVYEAIVKGENIPEPGIPESFKVLIKEMQSLCLNVEVLSNTGEEIEMRELDEDVFRTAEELGIDISRPERGSDEEDARRASERGF